A region from the Lutra lutra chromosome 1, mLutLut1.2, whole genome shotgun sequence genome encodes:
- the LOC125104526 gene encoding uncharacterized protein LOC125104526: protein MVIRRLISGSCGGPRGQKMSSSGSAGRHASPPGQLWFPLLHPGDGLVCLSANRRRSLPVVSSSETKSPRPHTAPAAGRRQWNSSGKAADVAGGHCPSPGSADASTALRLQAGSPLGELAQRSVLFSSGHPARFSLRGVNSSWVVPHRKCAVEFSKDRKTGGAATDCRSRREGRGLTYNLCRLGYIAREGITTQMLPEARLLSHTNPGFWWILVKSNRLAWQKGQLAAATFDQGAPPLPCCHVLPRFLKEAGNQGFRRNASIFLISGKEIKLNTPLNRFLC, encoded by the exons ATGGTGATACGCCGCCTTATTTCTGGCAGCTGTGGTGGGCCTCGGGGGCAGAAGATGTCTAGTTCTGGTTCTGCCGGCAGACACGCCTCTCCACCTGGCCAGCTCTGGTTTCCTCTTTTGCACCCCGGGGATGGTCTTGTCTGCCTT AGTGCGAACCGGAGACGCAGCTTGCCAGTGGTGTCATCCTCCGAAACCAAaagcccccgcccccacaccgCCCCAGCCGCCGGCCGCAGGCAGTGGAATTCTTCTGGGAAGGCGGCTGACGTCGCTGGCGGCCActgccccagccctggcagcGCTGATGCAAGCACGGCCCTGCGCCTGCAGGCAGGCAGCCCCCTGGGAGAGCTGGCGCAGCGCTCCGTCTTGTTCTCTTCCGGCCACCCCGCCCGGTTTTCCCTGCGAGGAGTCAACAGCTCCTGGGTGGTTCCTCACCGAAAG TGTGCAGTAGAGTTTTCCAAAGACCGTAAGACCGGCGGTGCAGCAACGGACTGCAGAAGCAG aagggaaggaagaggactGACGTACAACTTGTGCCGGTTGGGTTATATCGCCAGAGAAGGGATTACAACTCAGATGCTTCCAGAGGCCAGACTTTTGAGTCACACAAACCCAGGGTTCTGGTGGATTCTGGTGAAGAGTAACCGTCTCGCCTGGCAGAAGGGGCAGCTTGCTGCTGCCACGTTTGATCAGGGAGCACCCCCCCTGCCATGTTGTCATGTCCTCCCTAGGTTTTTGAAAGAAGCCGGAAACCAGGGTTTTAGGCGAAATGcgtccatttttttaatatcggggaaagaaataaaattgaatacaccATTGAACAGGTTTTTGTGCTGA